A segment of the Leptolyngbya sp. NIES-3755 genome:
TGGATCTTGCGTGTAAAATTGTCCCGTCCTGTGGATGACCATACGGCAGGCGATTTTAGAGCGTTTCTGGATGAGTTGGGCATTCCGTTTGCGCCGAATATTCGGATTCAAATGGTGCTGTGGGGCTTGGAAACTGGACAGTCCCCGATCGAGGTGATGCAGCGCTATCAAGTGGCGGTCGTCTCTCATGGTAGTCCCGATCGTGAAGAGATCGAAGAGTTCCGCGAGCAGTTTGTTCAGGGATTGGGATATTGTCCCGAAACGCTGGCTTAACAGAAAGCATTGTCAATGTAGTTTTGAAGTGAGAACTGATTTTTGGTGAGGTGGGGGGAAGTCGCCAGAGTGGGCGGGTTTCCCCTTTTTTTTGTGTAACGAACTAAGGCGACATCGAATCGACAAGGACATTCTGCAAATTCAGGATGTTTTTGGAGAAATAACTGAGCAGCGATGAGGAGCTTTCTCTGTTTCGTGGGGGTAATCGCCAAAGCGCCATCGCTGTCCCAATTGCCCTGACTGCGAGTTTTAAC
Coding sequences within it:
- a CDS encoding hypothetical protein (hypothetical protein N9414_22418;~similar to AA sequence:cyanobase_aa:LBDG_27920) — its product is MEFLYCLANASLTLRIVEHLHHSKQLPLSFVTVIHQIDGWILRVKLSRPVDDHTAGDFRAFLDELGIPFAPNIRIQMVLWGLETGQSPIEVMQRYQVAVVSHGSPDREEIEEFREQFVQGLGYCPETLA
- a CDS encoding hypothetical protein (similar to AA sequence:cyanobase_aa:LBDG_27930), yielding MDLPNSTSDLGTLGETFVAEWLQSQGAIVLARQWSCRSGELDLVVKTADSTIAFVEVKTRSQGNWDSDGALAITPTKQRKLLIAAQLFLQKHPEFAECPCRFDVALVRYTKKRGNPPTLATSPHLTKNQFSLQNYIDNAFC